The following coding sequences lie in one bacterium genomic window:
- a CDS encoding 4Fe-4S dicluster domain-containing protein: MEINLKSAVIRKIEEISGENILKCYQCGKCSAGCPAVGAMDILPNQAIRLIQVGEVDEVVNSKTVWVCASCFTCSARCPKGVDVAKVLEAVRLIFLRKNVDYQIPKEVPDKNKLPQIALISSFRKLTA, translated from the coding sequence ATGGAAATTAATCTTAAATCGGCTGTTATTCGTAAGATTGAAGAAATAAGTGGTGAGAATATCCTTAAGTGTTATCAGTGTGGCAAGTGTTCGGCAGGCTGTCCTGCTGTTGGAGCTATGGACATTCTACCAAACCAAGCTATACGCCTAATACAAGTTGGAGAAGTAGATGAGGTAGTAAATTCGAAGACAGTATGGGTATGCGCAAGTTGTTTCACCTGTAGTGCGCGCTGCCCCAAAGGTGTAGATGTAGCTAAGGTACTTGAAGCTGTGAGGCTTATATTCTTGAGAAAGAATGTGGATTATCAGATACCTAAAGAGGTGCCAGATAAAAACAAATTGCCCCAAATTGCACTCATAAGTAGCTT